A region of Rhodamnia argentea isolate NSW1041297 chromosome 9, ASM2092103v1, whole genome shotgun sequence DNA encodes the following proteins:
- the LOC115742961 gene encoding N6-mAMP deaminase, protein MESFRSMPKVELHAHLNGSIRNSTILELARDLGQKGVIDFLDVEHVIMKNDRSLVEVFKLFDLVHVITTEHSTITRITKEVIEDFASENVVYLELRTTPKKNDSIGMSKRSYMEAVIQGLRAVASFDVHFVPQTKQVASSFNSQFMENSLNGSAKKKIYVRLLLSIDRRETTIAALETVELALEMRDVGVVGVDLSGNPTVGEWDTFVPALSFARQKGLRVTLHCGEVPNRKEIQQMLDFVPERIGHACCFCEEDWRKLKALNVPVEICLTSNVMTQSVSSIDVHHFADLYRAQHPVALCTDDTGVFSTSLSQEYSLASSTFGIDKADIFDLAYKAISQAFADHKVKDEVRKIFSSAKGQVSSMDRIDP, encoded by the exons ATGGAGTCGTTTAGGTCGATGCCGAAGGTGGAGCTGCATGCCCACCTCAATGGCTCCATCAGAAACTCAACGATCTT AGAACTTGCTAGAGATTTGGGTCAGAAGGGCGTCATTGATTTCTTGGACGTGGAGCACGTCATCATGAAAA ATGATCGTTCTTTGGTTGAAGTGTTCAAATTATTTGATCTCGTTCATGTTATTACAACTGAGCACTCGACCATCACGAGGATTACTAAAGAA GTTATTGAAGATTTTGCTTCTGAGAATGTGGTCTACTTAGAGTTAAGAACAACTCCAAAG aaaaatgattccATAGGAATGAGCAAGCGCTCTTACATGGAAGCAGTGATTCAAGGTTTGAGAGCCGTTGCTAGCTTCGATGTCCATTTTGTACCTCAGACCAAACAAGTAGCGAGTTCCTTCAATTCTCAATTTATGGAGAATTCCTTAAATGGATCTGCTAAAAAGAAGATTTATGTTAGACTTCTTCTCAGCATTGACCGCCGTGAGACCACCATTGCTGCATTGGAAACT GTTGAGCTTGCACTGGAAATGAGGGATGTTGGAGTAGTTGGTGTAGATCTTTCGGGGAACCCCACTGTGGGAGAATG GGATACTTTCGTCCCAGCACTAAGTTTTGCAAGGCAGAAAGGTCTCAGAGTAACTCTTCATTGTGGAGAG GTACCTAATCGGAAGGAGATCCAACAAATGCTGGACTTTGTTCCTGAAAGAATAGGGCATGCTTGTTGCTTCTGTGAGGAAGACTGGAGGAAGTTGAAGGCTCTTAACGTTCCA GTAGAAATTTGCTTGACTTCCAACGTCATGACTCAATCTGTTTCTTCCATAGATGTGCACCACTTCG CCGATCTATACAGGGCACAACACCCTGTAGCCTTGTGCACCGATGACACGGGTGTCTTTTCCACTAGCCTTTCCCAGGAATACAGCCTGGCATCTTCCACATTCG GTATTGACAAGGCAGACATTTTCGATTTAGCATACAAAGCGATTTCGCAAGCATTTGCCGATCACAAAGTGAAGGATGAAGTGAGAAAGATTTTTTCATCTGCCAAGGGTCAGGTTTCCTCCATGGATCGAATTGATCCATGA
- the LOC115742882 gene encoding uncharacterized protein LOC115742882, which yields MAMVAPVAIGTRGTVGSLVRKEIEYFSKVCGTSSQVEEADSRRGYFRLGFRFLAASWRRKKRLVPRICSAVEVAERSYGVRNEVPGFNYRVLKDEL from the coding sequence ATGGCCATGGTGGCTCCGGTCGCGATCGGTACACGGGGCACGGTGGGCTCGCTCGTGAGGAAGGAAATCGAGTATTTCAGCAAGGTCTGCGGTACTAGTTCGCAGGTGGAAGAGGCCGATTCGAGGAGGGGGTATTTCAGACTCGGTTTTCGGTTCTTGGCGGCGtcatggaggaggaagaagcggCTCGTGCCGAGGATATGCTCGGCCGTGGAAGTTGCCGAGAGGAGCTACGGGGTGAGGAATGAAGTCCCAGGTTTCAATTACAGGGTGCTTAAGGATGAATTATGA